In Musa acuminata AAA Group cultivar baxijiao chromosome BXJ2-8, Cavendish_Baxijiao_AAA, whole genome shotgun sequence, one genomic interval encodes:
- the LOC135619556 gene encoding protein GOS9-like — MAGEIKVGLWGGNGGSEWDMGAADRITEIKIGAVEAIDAIVITFIRNDQTETKHFGSIDFKPYVISLQEDEYLVGVEGSVDTMWGLTLVRNLTLRTNKDSYGPFGSSGGIPFSVPLVSGKIIGFFGRAGEMIEAIGVYLAPN, encoded by the exons ATG GCGGGAGAGATCAAGGTGGGGCTGTGGGGTGGCAACGGAGGGTCTGAATGGGACATGGGGGCTGCCGACCGCATCACCGAAATCAAGATTGGCGCCGTAGAGGCCATCGACGCCATCGTGATCACCTTCATCCGTAATGATCAGACGGAGACCAAGCACTTCGGCAGCATCGATTTCAAACCCTACGTG ATTTCTCTGCAAGAGGACGAGTATCTTGTGGGCGTCGAGGGGTCTGTGGATACGATGTGGGGATTAACTCTGGTGAGGAACCTGACGCTGAGGACCAACAAGGACAGCTATGGACCTTTCGGCTCCAGTGGCGGAATACCTTTCTCTGTTCCGCTAGTCTCGGGTAAGATCATTGGCTTCTTTGGACGTGCGGGCGAAATGATTGAGGCCATCGGAGTTTACCTGGCACCGAACTAG